The region CGCCCGGGCCGACGACAGCTCCCAGTTGGTCGGGTACTGCGCAGTGCTGATCGGGAAATTGTCGGTAAAGCCTTCAACGTGAATCGGGTTTTCAAACGGTTTGAGTATCGCCGCGACCTTGTCGATGATGGTGAACGCCTGGTCGCTCGGCAATGCGTCGGCGCTGGCGAACAGCAGGCTGGAGTTCAGCTCGATTTCGACCCACAACTCATTGCCGCGCACGGTCATCTGGTTGGATTTGATCAGGTCGCCAAAGGCGGCGCTGATGTCATCGGCGATGCTTTTCAGCGGGTCGCTGGTGCCACCGATGCCGGCGGCGATTTCATCACTGTCGTTGACCAGCGGCTTGGCCGGGGTCACGGTCTTGGGCCGCTCTTCGCCAATCGGAATCGGTTTCAGGGCACGGTCGGTGTCATTGAACACGCCGATCAGGGCCTGGGAAATGACTTTGTACTTGCCTTCGTTGATCGACGAGATGGAATACATCACCACGAAAAACGCGAACAGCAAGGTGATGAAGTCCGCGTAGGACACCAGCCAGCGTTCATGGTTGACGTGTTCTTCAGGCTCGCGACGGCGACGGCTCACACTCAATACCTCCCATCAGTCCATGAAGCCCTGGAGCTTCAATTCGATGGAGCGCGGGTTCTCACCCTCGGCAATCGACAACAGACCTTCAAGCAACATCTCGCGGTAACGCGACTGGCGCATGGCAACCGACTTGAGCTTGCTCGCCACCGGCAACAACACCAGGTTGGCACTCGCCACGCCATAGATGGTGGCGACAAACGCCACGGCAATGCCGCTGCCCAACTGCGACGGGTCGCCCAGGTTGCCCATCACGTGGATCAGGCCCATCACCGCACCGATGATACCGATGGTTGGCGCGTAGCCGCCCATGCTTTCAAAGACTTTGGCGGCGTTGATGTCGCGGCTTTCCTGGGTGAGAAAATCCACCTCCAGGATGCTGCGAATCGCTTCCGGCTCGGCGCCGTCCACCAGCAACTGCAAGCCCTTGCGCGCGTAGCTGTCGGGCTCGGCATCGGCCACGCCTTCCAGGCCCAGCAGGCCTTCCTTGCGTGCGGTGAGGCTCCAGTTGACCACGCGGTCGATACCACCGGGCAGATCAACGCGCGGCGGGAAAATAATCCAGATCAGGATTTGCATTGCGCGCTTGAACGAACTCATGGGCGACTGCAACAACGCAGCGCCCACGGTGCCGCCAATCACGATCAGCGCAGCCGGGCCGTTGGCCAAGGCGCCGAGGTGGCCGCCCTCGAGGTAGTTGCCGCCGATAATTGCGACAAACGCCATG is a window of Pseudomonas antarctica DNA encoding:
- the motD gene encoding flagellar motor protein MotD yields the protein MSRRRREPEEHVNHERWLVSYADFITLLFAFFVVMYSISSINEGKYKVISQALIGVFNDTDRALKPIPIGEERPKTVTPAKPLVNDSDEIAAGIGGTSDPLKSIADDISAAFGDLIKSNQMTVRGNELWVEIELNSSLLFASADALPSDQAFTIIDKVAAILKPFENPIHVEGFTDNFPISTAQYPTNWELSSARASSIVRMLAMQGINPGRLASVGYGEFQPVANNATAEGRARNRRVVLVVSRNLDVRRSLTGTGTANATPDAALKRAGTQTAPPTVKPSVRQSAVNSPSPAQ
- a CDS encoding flagellar motor protein, with product MDVLSLIGIIMAFVAIIGGNYLEGGHLGALANGPAALIVIGGTVGAALLQSPMSSFKRAMQILIWIIFPPRVDLPGGIDRVVNWSLTARKEGLLGLEGVADAEPDSYARKGLQLLVDGAEPEAIRSILEVDFLTQESRDINAAKVFESMGGYAPTIGIIGAVMGLIHVMGNLGDPSQLGSGIAVAFVATIYGVASANLVLLPVASKLKSVAMRQSRYREMLLEGLLSIAEGENPRSIELKLQGFMD